One genomic window of Mucilaginibacter sp. SJ includes the following:
- a CDS encoding creatininase family protein — protein sequence MKTYLLLFAALLLSAYSFAQQIPARWDELVASDFPAALEKSSKTCILPIGILEKHGPHSPLGTDLIHVREWAAHAVKSEYAVVFPDYFYGQINEARHQPGTFALPSKVIWDLLEATCDEIARNGFDKIVILNGHGGNPEFIQFFMQSLLNKRHNYAVYFYDPHGGDKEYNDQYRKMHKSPIEGDQHAGESETASMLYYRPDLMKMDRAASQSGDNQHRLNLANIYTPIWWYAAYPNHYAGEGAKATPEFGKFIAEHEIASFVQALKAIKADTSTIKLQNEFFDKVDALNK from the coding sequence ATGAAAACTTACTTATTACTGTTTGCAGCGCTACTGCTTTCCGCTTATTCCTTTGCCCAGCAAATACCTGCCCGCTGGGACGAGCTTGTTGCCTCAGATTTTCCCGCTGCGCTCGAAAAATCGTCGAAAACCTGCATCCTGCCTATTGGGATCCTGGAAAAACACGGCCCCCACTCCCCTTTAGGCACCGACCTGATCCACGTACGTGAGTGGGCAGCCCATGCTGTTAAGTCGGAATATGCGGTTGTATTTCCCGATTATTTTTACGGGCAGATCAATGAGGCCCGTCATCAGCCAGGAACATTTGCCCTGCCAAGCAAAGTGATCTGGGATTTACTGGAAGCTACCTGTGATGAAATTGCCCGAAACGGATTTGATAAAATAGTAATACTTAACGGCCATGGCGGTAACCCGGAGTTTATCCAGTTCTTTATGCAATCACTGCTGAACAAACGCCACAACTATGCTGTATATTTTTATGATCCGCACGGCGGCGATAAGGAGTATAATGACCAATACCGAAAAATGCACAAATCGCCTATTGAGGGCGACCAGCACGCCGGTGAAAGCGAAACTGCATCAATGCTGTACTATCGCCCCGATCTGATGAAGATGGATAGGGCGGCATCACAATCAGGCGATAATCAGCACCGTTTAAACCTGGCCAATATTTATACACCTATATGGTGGTATGCCGCTTACCCTAACCATTATGCCGGTGAAGGTGCTAAAGCTACACCTGAATTTGGCAAATTTATAGCAGAGCATGAAATAGCCAGCTTTGTACAAGCGCTTAAAGCGATTAAGGCCGATACCAGTACCATCAAATTACAAAATGAGTTTTTTGATAAGGTAGATGCGTTGAATAAGTGA
- a CDS encoding secondary thiamine-phosphate synthase enzyme YjbQ — MKMFQQILQLRERKRGFHLVTAKIVNALPQIQELKTGICQVFIQHTSASLTINENADPTVRHDFEMYFSKTVPENDPDYLHDDEGPDDMPAHLKAAMLGSSVTIPIRNGRLALGMWQGIYLCEHRNHGGNRMLVISAWGE, encoded by the coding sequence ATGAAAATGTTTCAGCAAATACTTCAGCTTAGGGAGCGCAAAAGAGGTTTTCACCTCGTCACAGCCAAAATAGTTAATGCATTGCCTCAAATACAAGAGTTAAAAACCGGGATTTGCCAGGTATTTATTCAGCATACTTCGGCATCATTAACCATTAATGAAAATGCCGACCCAACCGTAAGGCATGATTTTGAAATGTATTTCAGTAAAACCGTACCCGAAAACGACCCGGATTATTTACACGATGATGAAGGTCCTGATGATATGCCTGCCCACCTGAAAGCCGCGATGCTGGGCAGTTCAGTAACTATTCCTATCCGCAACGGAAGACTGGCTTTAGGCATGTGGCAGGGAATTTATTTGTGCGAACACCGTAACCACGGCGGCAACCGCATGCTGGTAATATCGGCATGGGGCGAATAA
- a CDS encoding AraC family transcriptional regulator encodes MKPLLLKVSADPAHSFSVRHDVSPDINNRWHCHPELELIYFIKGGGTQFIGDSIKQFEDGDMVLVGSNLPHYWRFDDMYFNNGNEQVPVDTIVVHFCENFWGDQFLQLPENKLIKVLLERSKRGLQITGEIKKQVASILATMLNTDGAERIIMLLKALNTIAGSSPLNYLTSIGFKYDHNESESDRLNNIYEYSVRNFRKKIYLEEIADIAGVSANSFCRYFKSKTRKTYSQFVIEIKVGYACKLLIENKLNIKQLCYDSGFNNFSTFHKHFKQVTGKSPLMYQKEFTKKT; translated from the coding sequence ATGAAGCCGCTTTTACTTAAAGTTTCTGCCGATCCTGCGCATTCCTTTAGCGTAAGGCATGATGTATCACCGGATATCAATAACCGCTGGCACTGCCATCCCGAATTGGAGCTGATTTATTTCATCAAAGGTGGCGGAACGCAATTTATAGGCGATAGTATTAAGCAGTTTGAAGACGGCGATATGGTGCTGGTTGGATCAAACCTGCCTCATTACTGGCGCTTCGACGACATGTACTTTAATAATGGCAACGAACAGGTGCCGGTTGATACCATCGTGGTACATTTTTGCGAAAACTTTTGGGGCGATCAGTTTCTTCAGCTTCCAGAAAACAAGCTAATAAAAGTATTGCTTGAACGTTCAAAACGTGGCTTGCAAATAACAGGTGAAATAAAAAAGCAGGTGGCCTCTATTTTAGCCACTATGCTTAATACTGATGGTGCCGAAAGGATCATCATGCTGCTCAAAGCATTGAATACCATAGCGGGCAGTTCACCGCTTAATTACCTAACTTCTATAGGTTTTAAGTACGATCATAATGAATCGGAAAGCGACAGGCTCAATAACATTTATGAGTACTCGGTACGTAACTTCCGTAAAAAGATCTACCTTGAAGAAATAGCCGATATAGCCGGCGTGAGCGCCAACTCGTTTTGCCGGTACTTTAAATCAAAAACCCGCAAAACCTACTCACAGTTTGTGATCGAAATAAAGGTAGGCTATGCCTGCAAACTCCTCATCGAAAATAAGCTCAACATCAAGCAGCTTTGTTACGACAGCGGCTTCAATAATTTCTCCACTTTTCACAAGCATTTTAAACAGGTAACAGGTAAAAGCCCACTCATGTACCAAAAGGAGTTTACGAAGAAAACATAA
- a CDS encoding ATP-dependent Clp protease proteolytic subunit: MNINQNEFRKYAVGHRRVQSLHVDRFIAQVNNSKISMGMTPYIMEERQLNISQMDVFSRLMMDRIIFLGTAIDEQVANIIQAQLLFLQSADAKKDIQIYINSPGGSVYAGLGIYDTMQFISPDVATICTGMAASMASTLLCAGANGKRAALPHSRVMLHQPSGGAQGQESDIEIAARQISKMKRELYEITAKHSGQSYDRVYEVSDRDYWMIAKEAKAFGMIDEVLGAKED; this comes from the coding sequence ATGAATATCAATCAAAATGAGTTCCGCAAATATGCGGTAGGGCATCGCCGTGTCCAAAGTTTACATGTCGACAGGTTTATTGCACAGGTAAATAACAGCAAAATAAGCATGGGCATGACGCCCTATATTATGGAAGAGCGACAGCTCAACATTTCGCAAATGGATGTTTTTTCGAGGCTGATGATGGACAGGATCATTTTTCTGGGCACTGCGATAGATGAGCAAGTGGCTAACATCATCCAGGCGCAATTGCTGTTCCTGCAATCTGCCGATGCCAAAAAGGATATCCAGATCTATATTAATTCGCCGGGCGGTTCTGTATATGCCGGACTGGGGATTTATGATACCATGCAGTTTATATCGCCCGATGTAGCTACTATCTGTACTGGTATGGCTGCCTCAATGGCTTCGACATTACTTTGCGCCGGCGCCAACGGCAAACGGGCGGCGTTGCCGCACTCACGGGTGATGCTGCACCAGCCATCAGGTGGAGCGCAGGGGCAGGAATCGGATATCGAAATTGCTGCCCGACAGATCTCAAAAATGAAGAGAGAACTGTATGAGATCACAGCGAAACACAGCGGGCAAAGCTACGACAGGGTTTATGAAGTATCTGACAGGGATTACTGGATGATAGCTAAAGAAGCGAAAGCTTTTGGGATGATAGACGAGGTTTTGGGAGCTAAGGAGGACTGA
- a CDS encoding VOC family protein, with the protein MAPLLQVFDMSVALGFYRDVLGFEIVQASGEGDDVDWVLLKLNSIELMLNTAYEKPGRPPGPDEQRVSAHADTSLYFGHPDIDMLYSYLLSKGLHLKQPQITGYGWKAIYLLDPDGYLL; encoded by the coding sequence ATGGCTCCCTTACTCCAGGTTTTTGATATGTCCGTTGCTTTAGGATTTTACCGTGATGTGCTGGGTTTTGAAATAGTACAGGCATCAGGCGAAGGTGACGATGTTGACTGGGTTTTATTGAAACTTAATAGTATAGAGCTGATGCTCAACACCGCCTACGAAAAACCGGGCCGTCCTCCAGGCCCCGATGAGCAGCGTGTTTCTGCCCATGCCGATACTTCACTTTATTTCGGCCACCCCGACATTGATATGCTATATAGCTATTTATTAAGTAAGGGCCTGCACCTTAAACAACCTCAAATTACAGGTTATGGCTGGAAAGCCATTTATCTGCTTGATCCGGATGGATATCTGTTGTGA
- a CDS encoding RNA polymerase sigma factor has protein sequence MTHEIVFDKPAVRREKLITKLYQSAFPTVAKYVSKMGGSFDDAKDIFQDALVIYYEKTVNGDLSPHNGEKAYLLGIAKHLWLKKFRDDRHNLPFDNCTKDFDVTDEAEDQPSGRKLMRYLETAGKKCMELLSAFYYHRLPMKELADLFGYAGERSATVQKYKCIEKVREKVKEQSLAYEDFIE, from the coding sequence ATGACACATGAGATAGTTTTTGATAAACCGGCCGTCCGAAGGGAAAAACTCATTACGAAGCTTTACCAAAGCGCTTTCCCAACAGTGGCTAAATATGTAAGCAAAATGGGCGGCTCTTTTGATGACGCGAAAGATATTTTTCAGGATGCCCTTGTTATTTATTATGAAAAGACGGTAAACGGTGATCTGTCCCCGCATAACGGCGAAAAGGCTTACCTGTTGGGTATTGCCAAACATCTTTGGCTCAAAAAGTTTAGGGACGACCGCCATAATCTGCCGTTTGATAATTGCACCAAAGATTTTGATGTTACAGATGAAGCTGAAGATCAGCCATCGGGGAGGAAACTAATGAGATACCTGGAAACCGCCGGTAAAAAATGCATGGAGTTGCTAAGCGCTTTTTATTATCATAGGCTGCCCATGAAGGAACTTGCAGATTTGTTTGGCTACGCCGGCGAGCGATCAGCTACTGTTCAGAAGTATAAATGCATTGAAAAAGTAAGGGAAAAGGTAAAAGAACAATCACTGGCTTATGAGGACTTCATTGAATGA
- a CDS encoding sensor histidine kinase: MSLKSKSNTITILIHILIWVVFGLLLFFYQPLSWNVEIPYQFWVKQAVTLFILVAAYYFNSKLLVPRFLLHDRIGMYFIVVVGVVIVFLLLNSWADKVLHMHEHMEAVFHRQHRPPKPRDRGGWDFFGTVIVALVLGISTSITAIQKWQMDIRLRQALEQDKISSELSFLKAQINPHFFFNTLNNIYALTHVNAETSRKALHQLSRMMRYVLYDTQHGTALLSQEVAFIKDYISLMELRLTQKVTVTFTPPAHTNDVTVAPMIFLPFVENAFKHGISATEPSAIRIIIDQHDNLLELKVENGIYKDHNLNIGENKGIGLTNTIRRLDLLYAGKYKLDITEDVTANIYTVHLTLNLS; the protein is encoded by the coding sequence ATGAGCCTTAAGTCAAAAAGCAACACCATTACCATACTCATCCATATTTTAATATGGGTAGTTTTTGGCCTGCTGTTGTTCTTCTATCAGCCCCTTAGCTGGAATGTCGAAATTCCGTACCAGTTCTGGGTCAAACAGGCGGTTACCCTTTTTATACTTGTTGCTGCTTATTACTTCAACAGTAAATTACTGGTTCCGCGATTTTTATTGCATGACCGTATAGGGATGTACTTTATAGTTGTTGTGGGAGTGGTAATTGTTTTTTTGCTACTCAATAGCTGGGCCGATAAGGTGCTGCATATGCATGAGCATATGGAAGCCGTTTTTCACCGGCAGCACCGCCCGCCAAAACCAAGGGACCGCGGCGGCTGGGATTTTTTTGGCACTGTTATAGTGGCCCTGGTTTTAGGTATTAGTACCAGTATTACGGCAATACAAAAATGGCAAATGGATATCCGCCTGCGCCAGGCCCTGGAGCAGGATAAAATCAGTTCCGAATTATCGTTTCTGAAAGCGCAGATCAACCCTCATTTCTTTTTCAATACGCTTAATAACATCTATGCGCTTACGCATGTTAATGCCGAAACGTCGCGCAAGGCATTGCACCAGCTTTCGCGCATGATGCGGTATGTATTATATGATACGCAGCATGGTACGGCATTATTAAGCCAGGAGGTAGCTTTCATTAAAGACTATATCAGCCTTATGGAACTGCGCCTTACCCAAAAAGTAACCGTTACCTTTACTCCGCCTGCACACACTAACGATGTAACCGTGGCCCCGATGATTTTTTTACCTTTTGTAGAAAACGCCTTTAAACACGGCATCAGCGCTACGGAGCCAAGCGCTATCCGCATCATTATTGATCAGCATGATAACCTGCTGGAGTTAAAGGTAGAGAATGGCATCTATAAAGATCATAACCTAAACATTGGCGAAAATAAAGGTATCGGTTTAACCAATACTATTCGCCGGCTTGATTTGCTCTATGCAGGGAAATATAAACTGGATATTACCGAGGATGTAACCGCCAATATCTATACTGTTCACTTAACCCTTAACCTGTCATGA
- a CDS encoding NUDIX hydrolase: MLKYSKQTRLLLAVDCIIFGFDGEVLKILLIKRGFQPEKGNWSLMGGFVQPDESLDQSANRILKQLTGLEGVYLEQLYTFGQPQRDPIERTVSVAYFALVDIHKYEAQISDDYHAEWFQLKRAPKLIFDQQEMVEQARKRIRYKAAMHPILFELLPTKFTIPQLQTLYESVFNTTIDKRNFSKRVLATGLLIKLADKDKAGSKRGAYYYQLNMQNYYAKFQAFMNFIPNPDSL, translated from the coding sequence ATGCTCAAGTACTCCAAGCAAACAAGGTTATTATTAGCTGTTGATTGTATCATTTTTGGCTTTGATGGCGAAGTTTTAAAAATCCTATTGATAAAAAGAGGCTTTCAACCCGAAAAGGGAAACTGGAGCCTGATGGGTGGCTTTGTTCAGCCAGATGAAAGCCTTGATCAAAGTGCCAACCGCATTTTAAAGCAATTAACCGGTTTGGAGGGCGTGTACCTTGAACAATTATATACTTTTGGGCAGCCCCAGCGTGATCCTATTGAGCGTACTGTATCTGTAGCATACTTTGCATTGGTTGATATCCACAAATATGAAGCCCAGATCAGTGATGATTACCATGCCGAATGGTTTCAGCTTAAACGTGCTCCTAAATTGATATTTGACCAGCAGGAAATGGTTGAGCAGGCCCGCAAACGCATCCGTTACAAAGCAGCTATGCACCCCATCCTGTTTGAGCTTTTGCCCACCAAGTTTACCATCCCGCAATTGCAAACTCTTTATGAAAGCGTGTTTAATACCACCATTGATAAACGTAATTTCAGTAAAAGGGTGCTGGCAACCGGTTTGCTCATTAAACTGGCCGATAAAGATAAAGCCGGCTCAAAACGCGGTGCTTATTATTACCAGTTAAACATGCAAAACTATTATGCCAAGTTCCAGGCCTTTATGAATTTTATTCCTAATCCGGACTCATTATAG
- a CDS encoding tetratricopeptide repeat-containing sensor histidine kinase, with translation MKKNVSLLVLLLLAVSECFGQFREVNKLKKDLPLIHDSIQYVNTLNRLGLLLYEQNIDSAFFYAKKARNIAERLNYKAGKADALNAIGIVYDLKGNLQLSLRYYNEAYNLYKELKDTSNIVQGLMNIGLVFNETRENKKAIDFFKRAMNIGKTLQRDSIMSLVLCNYLLLYPEQVPKDSVEIYLNKAREIGTRFKDNRMLVEADQIQGLLYLQNNEREKGTALLQQAADNGLAMELSYLSLDIIINLGDLYMDNDIAKAITYYKQGLSIAEKSGYHYYEKFFGKKLYDIYSAQNNLNEVQRYSEKLLKLYEDEEKFANTSGFDYIDYALKDQELEAITIRSQNRQVLAIVLGILFVITAITVIFTYRLYNLKKKHGQTLEKLNHTVQLRNEKLEIDHEFNNRLVSILAHDFRQPIGALKTLATVLKDANTFTREELMELVDTMEHSSNISLEIFENILQWIKQQLSGFNYKAVQLPLKDLIDEAIQPFYLMGKDRGLKFVTTVDPAIVIHADKELVQFIHRNFIHNAIKFSPDNSTITIGASSDNNDVTVCVQDEGKGISPDKLKLLFNFKANMQYSNEKEKGAGVALMICKDFTEKMNGRIWVENNKEKGAIFCYSLPNIY, from the coding sequence ATGAAAAAAAACGTAAGCCTTTTAGTATTACTGTTGCTTGCTGTATCTGAATGTTTCGGCCAATTCAGGGAGGTTAATAAACTAAAAAAAGACCTGCCTTTAATTCATGACAGTATACAGTATGTAAATACACTTAACCGGCTGGGCTTACTTTTGTATGAGCAAAATATCGACAGTGCCTTTTTTTATGCTAAAAAAGCAAGAAATATAGCCGAACGGCTAAACTATAAGGCCGGTAAAGCCGACGCCTTGAATGCTATAGGCATTGTTTATGACCTTAAAGGCAATTTACAGCTTTCGCTGCGGTATTATAACGAGGCCTATAATCTTTATAAAGAGTTAAAAGACACCTCAAACATTGTGCAGGGGCTAATGAACATTGGCCTGGTGTTTAACGAAACCAGAGAGAATAAAAAAGCGATAGATTTTTTTAAGCGCGCGATGAATATCGGCAAAACCCTCCAGCGCGATTCAATTATGTCGCTGGTATTATGTAACTACCTGCTCTTATACCCGGAGCAAGTACCAAAAGACTCGGTTGAAATTTACCTGAATAAAGCGCGGGAAATAGGAACAAGATTTAAAGACAACCGCATGCTGGTTGAAGCAGACCAGATCCAGGGCTTATTATACCTGCAAAACAACGAGCGCGAAAAAGGTACGGCATTGCTGCAACAGGCTGCTGACAACGGTTTAGCCATGGAGCTTTCCTACCTGAGCCTGGATATAATCATTAACCTTGGCGACTTGTACATGGATAATGATATAGCCAAAGCCATTACATACTATAAACAAGGGCTTTCCATTGCCGAAAAAAGTGGTTATCATTATTATGAAAAGTTCTTCGGCAAAAAATTATATGATATCTACAGCGCTCAAAATAACCTGAATGAGGTACAGCGCTACAGCGAAAAGTTATTGAAGCTGTATGAAGACGAAGAAAAATTCGCTAACACATCAGGCTTCGATTACATTGATTATGCGCTTAAGGACCAGGAACTGGAAGCAATTACTATCAGAAGCCAAAACAGGCAAGTGCTTGCCATTGTGCTGGGCATTTTATTTGTGATAACTGCCATTACCGTAATATTTACCTACCGTCTGTATAACCTCAAGAAAAAGCATGGTCAAACATTGGAAAAACTTAATCACACCGTACAACTACGAAACGAAAAACTGGAAATAGATCATGAATTCAACAACCGGTTGGTATCTATTCTTGCGCATGATTTCAGGCAGCCAATAGGTGCACTCAAAACACTGGCAACGGTACTTAAAGACGCTAATACTTTTACACGGGAAGAATTGATGGAATTGGTAGATACCATGGAGCATTCTTCAAATATTTCGCTGGAGATTTTTGAAAACATATTGCAATGGATCAAACAGCAACTGTCGGGCTTTAATTACAAAGCTGTTCAACTGCCTTTAAAGGACCTTATAGATGAGGCAATACAACCATTTTACTTAATGGGTAAAGACCGCGGACTTAAGTTCGTAACCACAGTGGACCCAGCCATTGTTATTCATGCCGACAAAGAGTTGGTACAATTTATCCACCGCAATTTTATACATAACGCCATTAAGTTTTCGCCAGATAATTCAACCATTACTATAGGTGCATCAAGCGATAACAACGATGTAACTGTTTGTGTACAGGACGAAGGAAAAGGTATTTCGCCCGATAAGCTGAAATTGCTCTTTAATTTTAAAGCCAACATGCAATACAGTAACGAAAAGGAAAAAGGCGCGGGCGTAGCGCTCATGATCTGTAAAGATTTTACCGAAAAAATGAATGGCCGGATCTGGGTTGAAAACAACAAAGAAAAAGGAGCTATTTTCTGCTACTCATTGCCCAATATCTATTAG
- a CDS encoding TonB-dependent receptor, with translation MKILYSVAVIIALALTLPFNANAETGRTVKGVVKDSTGYLVAGTSVKMLTGTDSTTVITGADGTFTFNNVTVNQFSLVFSSIGYQYLRRRFVLANDNKPANLPPVILKIETTMLKTVVIADVNPVKLKEDTIEFNADAYKVRDNAPVEDVIKKLPGMDVDKDGNITAQGKSVTKVRVNGKDFFGGDVKTATKNLPADIVQNIQIIDDYGDQANLTGVKTGEPDKVLNITIKQNKNYGYFGQASIGGGRDAIPGVSSDKESNRYVASANVFSFNGNRQLAFLGNLNNTNTNLFSFGGGGPRGGGPGGSPGSNSNSSNGITTARSFGFNYRDSWGKKITAYGSYSFADNSVNTISSTIQNNLSSTNPSTNTQTNKQQDEKLNHRVNFNIEYKPDTVNYIKITPTYAYASTNTTSDATSLLLRNSETVSNYTLTNLSKSTEPNYGVNVLFNHRFNSHGRNFSINVGAGSYTINKYQNPVYTYIDGARNAPLNQFINTDSRTDSLGTTVSYMEPISKKGYMELNYAYHYAYTTADKATDTLADDGNINRYDLLSNNYNSTFVTNRFGLNYRFIDKKYNYTLGVVAQPTLLRGSSIVDGTPFTTNNNTFNWAPTARFIYNFSRSQSLSLNYNGSSNQPTYTELQPVTDFSNASYPVQGNPDLKPEFNNTLSLKYNKFNFESGNVFFSNLSFIKTDNKIVANTITYPKTYTPNSKLAGSILTQYLNADGYYSAQGFYVFAKPWQKRKYNLFMIGNISYNNNVSYISNVDSATYNMTTEKNIAKNLVLSQGARFRVSITDVIDAEASTTYSVNTSSNSIKQANVNSNFQTLNLGVNGKSYFKDWTLSYDYSKMIYYGYTGATNPNILNTYVERRFLKGNAGTLRFSIMDVFNENTGYTTTQNGSYITQTNSNRLGRYYLLTFTLKLQKFAGKKPATERGGPGGPPPGGGPGGPPPF, from the coding sequence ATGAAAATCCTATACTCCGTAGCAGTAATAATTGCTTTAGCGCTTACATTACCATTTAACGCAAATGCCGAAACCGGTCGTACGGTTAAAGGTGTCGTGAAAGACTCTACCGGTTACCTCGTTGCGGGTACCAGTGTAAAAATGCTTACCGGTACCGATAGCACCACAGTTATTACGGGTGCCGACGGCACTTTTACTTTTAACAATGTAACAGTAAACCAGTTTAGTTTAGTTTTTAGCTCGATAGGTTATCAATACCTCAGACGCAGGTTTGTGTTGGCCAATGATAACAAGCCTGCCAATTTGCCTCCCGTTATCCTAAAGATAGAAACAACCATGTTAAAAACCGTAGTTATTGCGGATGTGAACCCGGTAAAGCTTAAGGAAGATACCATTGAATTTAACGCCGATGCTTACAAAGTGCGCGATAACGCCCCTGTTGAAGATGTGATTAAAAAACTGCCTGGTATGGATGTTGATAAAGATGGCAATATTACCGCCCAGGGCAAAAGTGTAACCAAGGTGCGTGTTAATGGAAAGGATTTTTTTGGAGGCGACGTTAAAACAGCTACAAAAAACCTGCCTGCTGATATCGTACAAAATATCCAGATCATAGATGATTATGGCGATCAGGCAAATCTTACCGGTGTAAAAACCGGCGAACCGGATAAGGTACTGAACATCACTATTAAGCAAAATAAAAACTATGGTTACTTTGGGCAGGCCAGCATAGGTGGCGGGCGGGATGCCATTCCCGGTGTCTCAAGCGATAAGGAGAGCAACAGGTATGTGGCTTCGGCCAATGTGTTTAGCTTTAACGGCAACAGGCAGCTTGCCTTTTTAGGTAACCTTAACAATACCAATACCAATCTGTTTAGCTTTGGGGGTGGTGGTCCAAGAGGCGGCGGACCGGGGGGCTCTCCTGGATCAAACAGCAACTCATCAAACGGGATCACTACCGCACGTTCATTCGGGTTCAATTATCGCGATAGCTGGGGCAAGAAGATTACCGCTTATGGTAGTTACAGCTTTGCCGATAATTCGGTGAACACCATCAGCAGTACCATTCAAAATAATCTTTCATCAACCAACCCGAGCACCAATACACAAACTAATAAACAGCAGGACGAAAAGCTGAACCACCGGGTTAACTTCAACATTGAGTATAAACCCGATACCGTAAACTATATAAAGATTACCCCAACATATGCTTACGCCAGCACCAATACTACATCTGATGCAACCAGTTTGCTGCTCAGAAATTCGGAAACGGTATCAAATTATACTCTCACAAACCTCAGTAAATCAACTGAGCCTAATTATGGTGTTAATGTGTTATTTAATCACAGGTTTAACAGTCACGGGCGCAACTTCAGTATAAATGTCGGCGCAGGGAGTTATACCATTAACAAATATCAAAATCCGGTTTATACCTATATCGATGGCGCCCGTAATGCCCCTCTTAACCAGTTCATCAATACCGATAGCCGTACGGATAGCCTGGGGACTACCGTATCGTACATGGAACCGATAAGTAAAAAGGGCTACATGGAATTGAACTATGCCTACCACTACGCCTACACCACTGCTGATAAAGCTACCGACACCCTGGCCGATGATGGAAATATAAACAGGTATGATTTGTTGAGCAATAACTATAATTCAACCTTTGTTACCAACCGGTTCGGGCTTAACTATCGTTTTATCGATAAAAAATACAATTATACTTTAGGTGTTGTGGCCCAGCCAACGTTGTTAAGAGGATCGTCGATAGTTGATGGTACACCGTTTACAACCAATAACAACACATTTAACTGGGCGCCCACTGCAAGGTTTATATATAACTTTTCGCGTAGTCAGTCGCTTAGTTTAAATTATAACGGCAGCAGTAACCAGCCCACATATACAGAGCTGCAGCCTGTTACTGATTTCAGTAACGCCTCATACCCGGTACAAGGTAACCCCGATCTGAAACCGGAGTTTAATAATACACTTTCGTTAAAATACAATAAGTTCAATTTTGAAAGCGGTAACGTATTTTTCAGTAACCTGTCGTTCATTAAAACTGATAATAAAATAGTAGCCAATACCATTACCTACCCCAAAACCTATACCCCTAACAGCAAACTGGCCGGAAGTATTTTAACCCAATATTTGAATGCCGATGGTTATTACTCGGCACAAGGATTTTATGTGTTTGCTAAACCATGGCAAAAAAGAAAATATAATTTGTTCATGATAGGTAACATTTCATACAATAACAACGTCTCATATATAAGTAATGTGGATTCCGCTACCTATAACATGACAACCGAAAAAAATATCGCCAAAAATCTGGTGTTATCTCAAGGCGCGCGCTTTAGGGTAAGCATTACCGATGTTATTGATGCCGAAGCAAGTACAACCTATAGCGTTAATACCTCAAGCAACTCCATCAAACAGGCAAACGTTAACAGCAACTTCCAAACCCTTAACCTGGGCGTTAACGGCAAAAGCTATTTTAAAGACTGGACACTGAGCTATGATTATTCAAAAATGATCTATTACGGCTATACTGGTGCTACCAATCCCAATATATTGAACACCTATGTAGAACGCCGGTTTTTGAAGGGTAATGCAGGTACGCTGCGTTTTTCGATAATGGATGTATTTAACGAGAACACGGGATATACTACTACTCAAAACGGCAGTTACATCACGCAAACCAACAGCAACCGTTTGGGCCGTTATTACCTGTTAACCTTTACACTAAAACTACAGAAATTTGCGGGTAAAAAGCCAGCTACGGAACGCGGCGGACCGGGAGGCCCACCTCCGGGCGGCGGCCCCGGCGGACCGCCACCATTTTAA